The proteins below are encoded in one region of Apium graveolens cultivar Ventura chromosome 4, ASM990537v1, whole genome shotgun sequence:
- the LOC141717524 gene encoding uncharacterized protein LOC141717524, which produces MLNNKSESDATSLAPSSPSGSPKRAAYFVQSPSRSSHDGDKSSSMHPTPNFTSPVDSPSHPSFGRHSRNSSSSRFSGIFRSSSGRKWGRKRNEKGWPECDVIVEEGDYNDEKRFMRRIQAFIFLLSFVGLFTVFCLIIWGAARPYKAEVYVKSLAVNNFYIGAGADFTGVPTKMLTLNGSLHLSVYNPATFFGIYVTSTPVNFIYADIVIASGQLKKYFQPRKSHRTVSIDVEAFRAPLYGAGSGLVASDNNVIEVPLILKFEIISEGHVVGKLVRTRHRKHVSCPLVIDSTRNKPIKFKKNSCSYS; this is translated from the exons ATGTTGAACAACAAATCAGAGTCTGATGCAACTAGTTTAGCACCTTCATCACCTTCAGGCTCACCAAAAAGAGCAGCATATTTTGTGCAAAGCCCTTCAAGGAGTTCTCATGATGGGGATAAATCATCCTCAATGCACCCAACTCCTAATTTTACCAGTCCAGTGGATTCCCCTTCACACCCTTCCTTCGGAAGACACTCCAGAAATTCATCGTCTAGTCGATTCTCGGGGATCTTTCGATCATCTTCAGGGAGGAAATGGGGAAGAAAAAGGAATGAGAAGGGTTGGCCTGAGTGTGATGTGATTGTAGAAGAAGGTGATTATAATGATGAAAAGCGTTTCATGCGACGAATTCAAGCCTTCATTTTTCTGCTCAGTTTTGTTGGTTTGTTCACTGTGTTTTGCCTCATTATATGGGGTGCAGCCAGGCCTTACAAAGCAGAGGTCTATGTTAAG AGCCTGGCAGTTAACAACTTCTACATAGGAGCTGGTGCAGACTTCACTGGCGTACCAACAAAGATGTTGACGCTCAATGGCTCATTGCATTTGAGTGTTTACAACCCTGCTACATTTTTCGGCATCTATGTTACCTCCACACCTGTTAATTTCATTTACGCGGACATTGTCATTGCATCAGGACAG CTGAAGAAATATTTTCAACCAAGAAAGAGTCATCGAACTGTATCAATTGATGTGGAAGCATTCAGGGCTCCATTGTATGGGGCTGGATCAGGCTTAGTTGCTTCTGACAACAATGTTATTGAAGTTCCTTTGATACTTAAGTTTGAGATCATATCAGAAGGACACGTCGTAGGGAAATTGGTAAGGACGAGGCATAGGAAGCATGTTTCGTGTCCTCTGGTGATCGATTCCACCAGAAACAAACCgataaagttcaagaagaactCGTGCTCGTACAGCTGA
- the LOC141717525 gene encoding uncharacterized protein LOC141717525, translating into MLEGKALIEDTDMPMKMQVQAMASASQALDVYDVLDCKSIAAHIKKDFDKKYGNGWQCVVGSNFGCFFTHTTGTFIYFTVETLNFLIFKGAAATPPSSP; encoded by the exons ATGCTGGAAGGGAAAGCTCTGATAGAAGACACAGACATGCCAATGAAGATGCAGGTCCAAGCCATGGCTTCAGCTTCTCAAGCactggatgtttatgatgttctTGACTGCAAATCCATTGCTGCACACATCAAAAAG GATTTTGATAAGAAATATGGGAATGGATGGCAATGTGTTGTGGGATCAAATTTTGGCTGTTTCTTTACTCACACTACAGGAACTTTCATCTACTTCACAGTGGAGACTCTCAACTTCCTTATTTTCAAAGGAGCTGCTGCTACACCACCATCATCTCCATGA
- the LOC141717523 gene encoding kinesin-like protein KIN-13B isoform X2, which yields MNAVGKRSGASAAHHQRQYSDNFLETTSSSSNGRWLQSAGLQHLQSTNPPPQDFGFYGGQGSRMYKNPQRTFSGSSDLFAEPLTPPGSTRGQRRNGGDDANEFSPGLLDLHAFDTELIPEMPTPAMVDAPVYHSSRGRSFDDSEPYYGASKPSSRARGVPENSTFKPFIPEKEKASNVAKIKVVVRKRPLNKKEMSKNEEDIVTIESQSNFLTVHETKFKVDLTEYVEKHEFVFDAVLSEEVSNDEVYSETVEPIVPIIFQRTKATCFAYGQTGSGKTFTMKPLPLKASRDILTLMHRNYRNQGFQLFFSFFEIYGGKLYDLLNDRKKLCMREDGSKQVCIVGLQEYRVSDVETIKELIERGNATRSTGTTGANEESSRSHAILQLAVKRSADGSETKPAKVVGKLSFIDLAGSERGADTTDNDKQTRMEGAEINKSLLALKECIRALDNDQGHIPFRGSKLTEVLRDSFVGNSRTVMISCISPNAGSCEHTLNTLRYADRVKSLSKGNKKDTSSSTLNLKESTTMPLSSSLPRVPTYEDDIADSWPEQADGEDYDASEEFYEPEKPLWKKNIKPEASSYAPEDKMRRFNGQTKLKEPAKFDSRTSQPDDDLNALLKEEEELVNAHRKQVEDTMDIVREEMNLLVEADQPGNQLDDYVSRLNAILSQKAEGILQLQNRLAEFQRRLKEHNVLVSSSGY from the exons ATGAACGCCGTGGGGAAAAGATCCGGAGCGTCGGCGGCGCATCACCAGCGCCAATACTCCGATAACTTTCTCGAAACGACGTCGTCATCATCGAACGGCCGGTGGCTGCAATCGGCCGGTCTTCAACACCTCCAGTCTACTAATCCTCCTCCACAG GATTTTGGATTTTACGGAGGTCAGGGATCGAGAATGTATAAGAATCCGCAAAGGACGTTTAGTGGAAGCAGCGATTTGTTCGCGGAGCCGTTGACTCCGCCTGGAAGTACGAGAGGTCAGAGACGGAACGGAGGCGATGATGCGAATGAGTTTAGTCCGGGGCTTTTAGATCTGCACGCTTTCGATACTGAGCTTATTCCTGAG ATGCCAACTCCTGCAATGGTAGATGCTCCTGTGTATCATTCTTCACGAGGTCGAAGTTTTGATGATTCTGAACCATACTATGGAGCCAGCAAGCCAAGTAGCAGAGCTCGTGGAGTCCCTGAAAACAGTACCTTTAAACCTTTTATTCCTGAGAAAGAGAAGGCTAGCAATGTAGCAAAGATTAAAGTTGTG GTTAGGAAGAGACCATTAAACAAAAAGGAGATGTCGAAAAACGAGGAAGACATTGTAACTATCGAGTCACAATCAAACTTCCTGACAGTTCATGAGACTAAATTTAAG GTTGACTTGACAGAGTACGTGGAGAAGCATGAATTTGTATTTGATGCAGTGCTGAGTGAGGAGGTTTCAAATGATGAA GTTTATAGTGAAACTGTGGAGCCAATAGTTCCAATAATATTTCAGAGGACAAAAGCTACTTGCTTTGCATATGGGCAAACAG GAAGTGGAAAAACTTTTACAATGAAGCCATTGCCACTCAAGGCATCCAGGGATATTTTAACACTGATGCACCGTAATTACCGCAACCAAGGCTTCCAATTGTTTTTCAGTTTTTTTGAGATATATGGAGGAAAATTGTATGATCTTCTCAATGATCGGAA AAAACTTTGCATGCGAGAGGATGGAAGTAAACAAGTTTGCATTGTGGGTTTGCAAGAATACAGAGTATCAGATGTGGAAACAATTAAAGAGCTCATTGAAAGAGGGAATGCAACAAGGAGTACCGGGACAACAGGTGCAAATGAAGAATCCTCCCGTTCGCATGCCATACTTCAACTTGCCGTTAAGAGGTCAGCAGATGGGAGTGAAACCAAGCCTGCTAAAGTTGTTGGCAAACTCTCCTTCATAGATCTTGCCGGAAGTGAACGTGGAGCGGATACTACAGATAATGATAAGCAGACAAG AATGGAAGGTGCTGAGATCAACAAAAGCTTGCTTGCACTGAAAGAATGTATAAGAGCTCTTGACAATGATCAGGGTCATATTCCTTTTAGAGGCAGTAAATTAACTGAAGTACTGAGGGATTCATTTGTTGGGAACTCTCGAACTGTCATGATCTCTTGCATTTCACCAAATGCTGGATCGTGTGAACATACTCTTAACACCTTGAGAtatgctgacag GGTGAAGAGTCTCTCAAAAGGGAACAAGAAGGACACTTCATCTTCAACCTTAAATCTGAAGGAATCTACCACCATGCCATTATCATCTTCTTTACCACGGGTGCCAACTTATGAAGATGACATAGCTGATTCATGGCCTGAACAAGCTGATGGCGAGGATTATGATGCATCGGAGGAGTTTTATGAGCCAGAGAAACCGTTGTGGAAGAAAAATATAAAACCTGAAGCATCATCCTATGCTCCAGAAGATAAAATGAGGAGATTTAATGGCCAGACAAAACTGAAAGAGCCAGCAAAATTCGATTCAAGAACTTCACAGCCTGATGACGATCTGAATGCTCTACTAAAG GAAGAGGAAGAGCTTGTAAACGCTCACAGGAAACAGGTGGAGGATACCATGGATATTGTTAGAGAG GAGATGAATTTGTTGGTTGAGGCAGATCAACCAGGAAATCAGCTAGACGACTATGTGTCCAGGTTGAACGCAATTCTTTCCCAGAAGGCTGAAGGAATCCTGCAGTTGCAAAACCGTCTGGCTGAATTTCAAAGGCGTCTAAAAGAGCATAATGTTCTGGTATCTTCATCTGGTTATTAA
- the LOC141717523 gene encoding kinesin-like protein KIN-13B isoform X1, translating to MNAVGKRSGASAAHHQRQYSDNFLETTSSSSNGRWLQSAGLQHLQSTNPPPQDFGFYGGQGSRMYKNPQRTFSGSSDLFAEPLTPPGSTRGQRRNGGDDANEFSPGLLDLHAFDTELIPEQMPTPAMVDAPVYHSSRGRSFDDSEPYYGASKPSSRARGVPENSTFKPFIPEKEKASNVAKIKVVVRKRPLNKKEMSKNEEDIVTIESQSNFLTVHETKFKVDLTEYVEKHEFVFDAVLSEEVSNDEVYSETVEPIVPIIFQRTKATCFAYGQTGSGKTFTMKPLPLKASRDILTLMHRNYRNQGFQLFFSFFEIYGGKLYDLLNDRKKLCMREDGSKQVCIVGLQEYRVSDVETIKELIERGNATRSTGTTGANEESSRSHAILQLAVKRSADGSETKPAKVVGKLSFIDLAGSERGADTTDNDKQTRMEGAEINKSLLALKECIRALDNDQGHIPFRGSKLTEVLRDSFVGNSRTVMISCISPNAGSCEHTLNTLRYADRVKSLSKGNKKDTSSSTLNLKESTTMPLSSSLPRVPTYEDDIADSWPEQADGEDYDASEEFYEPEKPLWKKNIKPEASSYAPEDKMRRFNGQTKLKEPAKFDSRTSQPDDDLNALLKEEEELVNAHRKQVEDTMDIVREEMNLLVEADQPGNQLDDYVSRLNAILSQKAEGILQLQNRLAEFQRRLKEHNVLVSSSGY from the exons ATGAACGCCGTGGGGAAAAGATCCGGAGCGTCGGCGGCGCATCACCAGCGCCAATACTCCGATAACTTTCTCGAAACGACGTCGTCATCATCGAACGGCCGGTGGCTGCAATCGGCCGGTCTTCAACACCTCCAGTCTACTAATCCTCCTCCACAG GATTTTGGATTTTACGGAGGTCAGGGATCGAGAATGTATAAGAATCCGCAAAGGACGTTTAGTGGAAGCAGCGATTTGTTCGCGGAGCCGTTGACTCCGCCTGGAAGTACGAGAGGTCAGAGACGGAACGGAGGCGATGATGCGAATGAGTTTAGTCCGGGGCTTTTAGATCTGCACGCTTTCGATACTGAGCTTATTCCTGAG CAGATGCCAACTCCTGCAATGGTAGATGCTCCTGTGTATCATTCTTCACGAGGTCGAAGTTTTGATGATTCTGAACCATACTATGGAGCCAGCAAGCCAAGTAGCAGAGCTCGTGGAGTCCCTGAAAACAGTACCTTTAAACCTTTTATTCCTGAGAAAGAGAAGGCTAGCAATGTAGCAAAGATTAAAGTTGTG GTTAGGAAGAGACCATTAAACAAAAAGGAGATGTCGAAAAACGAGGAAGACATTGTAACTATCGAGTCACAATCAAACTTCCTGACAGTTCATGAGACTAAATTTAAG GTTGACTTGACAGAGTACGTGGAGAAGCATGAATTTGTATTTGATGCAGTGCTGAGTGAGGAGGTTTCAAATGATGAA GTTTATAGTGAAACTGTGGAGCCAATAGTTCCAATAATATTTCAGAGGACAAAAGCTACTTGCTTTGCATATGGGCAAACAG GAAGTGGAAAAACTTTTACAATGAAGCCATTGCCACTCAAGGCATCCAGGGATATTTTAACACTGATGCACCGTAATTACCGCAACCAAGGCTTCCAATTGTTTTTCAGTTTTTTTGAGATATATGGAGGAAAATTGTATGATCTTCTCAATGATCGGAA AAAACTTTGCATGCGAGAGGATGGAAGTAAACAAGTTTGCATTGTGGGTTTGCAAGAATACAGAGTATCAGATGTGGAAACAATTAAAGAGCTCATTGAAAGAGGGAATGCAACAAGGAGTACCGGGACAACAGGTGCAAATGAAGAATCCTCCCGTTCGCATGCCATACTTCAACTTGCCGTTAAGAGGTCAGCAGATGGGAGTGAAACCAAGCCTGCTAAAGTTGTTGGCAAACTCTCCTTCATAGATCTTGCCGGAAGTGAACGTGGAGCGGATACTACAGATAATGATAAGCAGACAAG AATGGAAGGTGCTGAGATCAACAAAAGCTTGCTTGCACTGAAAGAATGTATAAGAGCTCTTGACAATGATCAGGGTCATATTCCTTTTAGAGGCAGTAAATTAACTGAAGTACTGAGGGATTCATTTGTTGGGAACTCTCGAACTGTCATGATCTCTTGCATTTCACCAAATGCTGGATCGTGTGAACATACTCTTAACACCTTGAGAtatgctgacag GGTGAAGAGTCTCTCAAAAGGGAACAAGAAGGACACTTCATCTTCAACCTTAAATCTGAAGGAATCTACCACCATGCCATTATCATCTTCTTTACCACGGGTGCCAACTTATGAAGATGACATAGCTGATTCATGGCCTGAACAAGCTGATGGCGAGGATTATGATGCATCGGAGGAGTTTTATGAGCCAGAGAAACCGTTGTGGAAGAAAAATATAAAACCTGAAGCATCATCCTATGCTCCAGAAGATAAAATGAGGAGATTTAATGGCCAGACAAAACTGAAAGAGCCAGCAAAATTCGATTCAAGAACTTCACAGCCTGATGACGATCTGAATGCTCTACTAAAG GAAGAGGAAGAGCTTGTAAACGCTCACAGGAAACAGGTGGAGGATACCATGGATATTGTTAGAGAG GAGATGAATTTGTTGGTTGAGGCAGATCAACCAGGAAATCAGCTAGACGACTATGTGTCCAGGTTGAACGCAATTCTTTCCCAGAAGGCTGAAGGAATCCTGCAGTTGCAAAACCGTCTGGCTGAATTTCAAAGGCGTCTAAAAGAGCATAATGTTCTGGTATCTTCATCTGGTTATTAA